CCGAGACCTGGTCTGGCTGGATGGGATCCCCGTGCTCAACCCGATCGACACGTGGCTTCAGCTCGCGGCGAGATTTGGCCTCGATGATGTGATCGTCATGGGCGACGGTCTCGTCAGACGGTTGCGCCCGATCACGACGCTGGAGCGACTCGGTGAACTCATCCACGGTTACCGCGGGCGAGGAAGCCGTCGCCTCCGCGATGCCATCTCTCTGATGCGCCACGCCACCGACTCTGCACGCGAGACGACGCTGAGGCTGGTCGTCGTCCGCGCCGGGTTCCCGGAACCCGAGGTCAACGGGGTGATCCGCAACCGACACGGAGCCGTCGTCGCCCACGGCGATCTTGTGTTCCGTCCTTTTCGCACCATCCTGGAGTACGAGGGCCGTCACCATGGCGAGAGTGAGCGACAGTTTTCCATCGACATCGCGCGGCTTGATGAACTCATGGACGAGGAATGGCGTGTCATCCGAGTCGACAAGGCTCTCATGGCACGACGAGCGACTCTCCTGGGAAAAATCGACCGCGCGCTGAGGAAGGGCGGGTGGAGTCCCACCTGACACAAAACGCTGCTCCGGATAGCCGGAAACGCCGTTCTCCGTCAGTTCGCGGTAACCACCTGCGGGCTACCGACGGCGCCGGGAGGCATCTCCGCCGCGAGACGGTTGGCCTCTTCGATAAGGGTCGCGACGATGTCTGCCTCCGGCACGGTCTTAATGACCTCGCCCTTGACGAAAATCTGCCCCTTGCCGTTACCGCTGGCCACACCGAGGTCCGCCTCGCGGGCCTCGCCGGGCCCGTTGACGACACAACCCATAACGGCGACACGAAGCGGAACGGTCATACCCTCGAGGCCCGCGGTGACGCTGTTGGCCAGCGAGTACACGTCAACCTGCGCACGACCGCAGCTCGGGCACGAGACGATTTCGAGCTTGCGCTCGCGAAGGTTGAGCGACTGCAGAATCTGCAGGCCCACCTTGACCTCCTGCGCCGGCGGGGCCGACAGTGACACACGGATGGTGTCGCCGATTCCCTCAGAGAGCAGGATGCCGAACGCCGTCGCCGACTTAATCGTGCCCTGGAACTCGGGGCCCGCCTCGGTCACACCGAGGTGCAGCGGCCAATCGCCGCGCTCGGCGAGGAGGCGGTAGGCCTTGACCATGATGATCGGATCGTTGTGTTTCACCGAGATCTTGAAGTCGTGGAAGTCGTGCTCCTCGAAGAGGCTCGCCTCCCACACCGCGCTCTCGACGAGCGCCTCGGGGGTGGCCTTGCCGTACTTCTGCAGGAGGCTCGGCTCGAGCGATCCGGCGTTGACGCCGATGCGGATGCTCACGCCAGCGTCCTTCGCCGCCTTGGCGATGGCACCGACCTGGTCGTCGAACTTCTTGATGTTGCCGGGGTTGACGCGCACAGCGCCGACGCCCGCGTCGATGGCCGCAAACACGTACCGCGGCTGGAAGTGAATGTCCGCGATGACCGGAATCTGGCTCTTCATCGCGATGATCTTGAGCGCGTCAGCGTCATCCTGGTGCGGAACCGCAACACGCACGATGTCGCAACCGGAGGCGGTGAGTTCGGCGATCTGTTGGAGCGTCGCGTTGATGTTGGTGGTCTGCGTCGTCGTCATCGACTGCACGCTCACGGGGAAGTCGCTACCGACCCCGACTTTGCCGACGTGGATCTGTCGGGTCTTGCGGCGGGGGGCGAGGGTTTCGGGGACCTTCGGCAAACCGAGATTGACTGCTGGCACGACTCAAGCCTACGGCTTACAGGATGGAGATCGGCTTGACGATATCGGCATACGCGAGCAGCAACGTCATGCCGGCGAGAATGATCGAAACCACGAGCGTGACGGGGATGAATCGCGCCGTATCTACGGGCCCCGGATCGGGTTTGCCCCGCAAGGCCGCGAACTTGCGACGAATCGCCTCCCACAGCGCACCAGCCACGTGTCCTCCATCGAGCGGGAGGAGCGGGATGAGGTTGAACACAAAGAGCGCGATGTTGAGGGATGCCAGGAGCTGCACGAGCGTCGCGGCGCGATCGGCCACGGGCGCTGCGCTCAGGCTCGTGACCTCGCCAGCGATTCGCCCGATCCCAACGACTCCGATCGGGCCGTTCGGGTCCCTCTCCTCGGGACCGAAGGCCGCGATGGCGATGTCGACGAGTCTCTGAGGAAGGGTGATGACGATCTGGACGACGCGTACGACGTTGTCACCGACCGCGGGGAGCACTGCCGTCACGGGCTGTTGCACGTTGACCGTTGCCGGCCCGATCCCGAGGAACCCGACCTCCTCCGTGATCGGGTTGCCGTCGGCATCCTCGGCAATCTCGCCCGTGGCCGTTGTCGCATAACGCTCGGACAGGAGAGGCACGGCGCGCAGCGTGACGTCGGACCCGCCCCGCTCGACCACGAAGGTGAGTTCTTCGCCGGGAGACTCCCTGATGATTTCCGTTGCCTGCGTCCACTCCTCGATCGCCTGACCATCGATACTCACGATGCGGTCGCCAGGTTCGATGCCCGCGGCGAGCGCGGGCGACGCGGCATCCCCGGGAGCGCACTCCTGACTCGAGCTCGAAGCCGGGATCACACACTCGTTGACGCGACCGATCGTCGTACTGAGCTGCGGGATGCCGAACCCACACAGCACGATCGCGTACAGCAGCACACCGAGCAGAAGGTTCATGACGGGTCCACCGAGCATGATGATGATGCGCTTGGGGACGGGCAGCCGGTAGAAGGCTCTACTCTCGTCGACGTCGACGAGAGTGTCCGCGCTCAGCTGTCGAGCATCCTGAACGAGGGTGTCGAAGATGCTTGTGGTCGCGGTTCGACTGCGCCCGCCCGGCCGGCGAGGCGGGAACATCCCCGCCATGGAGATGTATCCGCCGAGTGGCAGCGCCTTGATTCCGTACTGTGTTTCGCCACGACGGAACGACAGCACGGTCGGCCCGAAACCGATCATGTACTGACTGACGCGCACACCGAACTTTTTCGCGGGGAGCAGATGCCCCACTTCGTGAAGTCCGATGGACAACGCCAGTCCCACGAGCACGATCAGGATGCCGAGAACGTACAGCAGTACCGATTCCACGGCGTCAGATTACCCAGTTCATGCTGACAACAGGCTGTCGGCCGCCGAACGCGCCCACCGTTCCGCCGCGAGGACGCCGTCAAGACTCAGCTCGCCGCCCTGGTGCTCGCCGACAACTCGTTCGATGGTCGGCACGATGTCGAGGTAGCCGATAGCCCCGGCGTGGAAGGCCATGACCGCCTGCTCATTGGCGGCGTTGAAGACGGCAGGGAACGTCCCCCCGGCCTCGCCGACCAGCTTGGCGAGGCGAACGGCGGGAAATGCCTCCTCGTCGAGCGGGGCAAACGTCCACTCACTCGCGGTCGTCCAGTCGAGGGGCACCCCGACACCGGCAACGCGGTCCGGCCATCCAAGACCGAGCGAGATGGGAAGTCGCATGTCGGGAGGGCTCGCCTGCGCGATCGTCGAACCGTCGACGAACTCCACCATGGAGTGGACGATGGATTGCGGATGCACCGTCACCTCGATGCGGTCGTACGGCACGTCGAATAGCAGATGGGCCTCGAT
This genomic window from Antiquaquibacter oligotrophicus contains:
- the ispG gene encoding flavodoxin-dependent (E)-4-hydroxy-3-methylbut-2-enyl-diphosphate synthase, with the protein product MPAVNLGLPKVPETLAPRRKTRQIHVGKVGVGSDFPVSVQSMTTTQTTNINATLQQIAELTASGCDIVRVAVPHQDDADALKIIAMKSQIPVIADIHFQPRYVFAAIDAGVGAVRVNPGNIKKFDDQVGAIAKAAKDAGVSIRIGVNAGSLEPSLLQKYGKATPEALVESAVWEASLFEEHDFHDFKISVKHNDPIIMVKAYRLLAERGDWPLHLGVTEAGPEFQGTIKSATAFGILLSEGIGDTIRVSLSAPPAQEVKVGLQILQSLNLRERKLEIVSCPSCGRAQVDVYSLANSVTAGLEGMTVPLRVAVMGCVVNGPGEAREADLGVASGNGKGQIFVKGEVIKTVPEADIVATLIEEANRLAAEMPPGAVGSPQVVTAN
- a CDS encoding M50 family metallopeptidase; this encodes MESVLLYVLGILIVLVGLALSIGLHEVGHLLPAKKFGVRVSQYMIGFGPTVLSFRRGETQYGIKALPLGGYISMAGMFPPRRPGGRSRTATTSIFDTLVQDARQLSADTLVDVDESRAFYRLPVPKRIIIMLGGPVMNLLLGVLLYAIVLCGFGIPQLSTTIGRVNECVIPASSSSQECAPGDAASPALAAGIEPGDRIVSIDGQAIEEWTQATEIIRESPGEELTFVVERGGSDVTLRAVPLLSERYATTATGEIAEDADGNPITEEVGFLGIGPATVNVQQPVTAVLPAVGDNVVRVVQIVITLPQRLVDIAIAAFGPEERDPNGPIGVVGIGRIAGEVTSLSAAPVADRAATLVQLLASLNIALFVFNLIPLLPLDGGHVAGALWEAIRRKFAALRGKPDPGPVDTARFIPVTLVVSIILAGMTLLLAYADIVKPISIL